One part of the Haemophilus parainfluenzae genome encodes these proteins:
- a CDS encoding tellurite resistance TerB family protein, translating into MDLNSILNQVLDVAKNSASKLETGNQTIDSITKVGGGAALGGILSMILGRSGGASLAKLGSLAVLGNLAYQAYQNYQKSQQSSQPNISENAFDVLNSSTYIDTGELILRTMIAAAAADGEITEDEKQTIANEAGNNPELAQWIAQEIQNPISINEIARLVGNDTALASNVYLAARLVSKDLSRKEIIFLADLAKALGLDDALVEQLEKQAGF; encoded by the coding sequence ATGGATCTCAACAGCATTTTAAATCAAGTTTTAGATGTCGCTAAAAACTCTGCAAGCAAACTTGAAACCGGCAACCAAACTATTGACTCTATCACTAAAGTAGGTGGCGGTGCTGCATTAGGCGGTATTTTATCAATGATTTTAGGCCGTAGTGGTGGTGCAAGTTTAGCAAAATTAGGCTCACTTGCTGTATTAGGTAACCTTGCTTATCAAGCTTACCAAAACTATCAAAAATCCCAACAAAGCAGCCAACCAAACATCTCAGAAAATGCGTTTGATGTATTAAATTCATCAACTTATATCGATACAGGTGAATTAATTTTACGCACAATGATCGCCGCAGCGGCAGCAGATGGTGAAATTACTGAAGATGAAAAACAAACTATTGCAAACGAAGCAGGTAACAACCCTGAATTAGCACAATGGATTGCACAAGAAATCCAAAATCCAATTTCTATCAATGAAATTGCACGTCTTGTAGGCAACGATACTGCACTTGCAAGCAATGTATATTTAGCTGCTCGTTTAGTAAGCAAAGATTTATCTCGCAAAGAAATCATTTTCTTAGCAGATTTAGCAAAAGCATTAGGCTTAGATGATGCACTTGTTGAACAATTAGAAAAACAAGCTGGTTTCTAA
- a CDS encoding methionine/alanine import family NSS transporter small subunit — protein sequence MTSIAIAMMIVALLVIWGGLIFALIRLPKEEK from the coding sequence ATGACAAGTATTGCAATTGCAATGATGATTGTGGCGCTTCTTGTGATTTGGGGAGGCTTGATCTTTGCTTTAATTAGACTTCCAAAAGAAGAGAAATAA
- the speFL gene encoding leader peptide SpeFL, translated as MAHIRRIRHIMMPSYRSCFSYSLFASQNKPSNTAL; from the coding sequence ATGGCTCATATTCGTCGCATTCGTCATATTATGATGCCATCTTATCGTTCTTGTTTCTCATACTCTTTATTTGCTTCTCAAAACAAACCATCCAACACGGCTCTCTAA
- a CDS encoding ornithine carbamoyltransferase has product MAFNLKNRHLLSLVHHTEREIKYLLDLSRDLKRAKYAGTEQQKLKGKNIALIFEKNSTRTRCAFEVAAYDQGAQVTYIDPNSSQIGHKESMKDTARVLGRMYDGIEYRGFKQSTVQELADYASVPVFNGLTDEFHPTQMLADVLTMIEHCDKPLSEISYVYIGDARNNMGNSLLLIGAKLGMDVRICGPKALLPEASLVEMCEKFAKESGARITVTEDIDKAVKGVDFVHTDVWVSMGEPLETWGERIKLLLPYQVTPELMKRTGNPKVKFMHCLPAFHNSETKVGRQIAEKYPELANGIEVTEDVFESPMNIAFEQAENRMHTIKAVMVASLA; this is encoded by the coding sequence ATGGCTTTTAATCTTAAAAATAGACACCTATTGAGTCTTGTTCATCACACAGAACGTGAAATTAAATATCTCTTAGATCTCTCCCGAGATTTGAAACGAGCCAAATATGCAGGCACAGAACAACAAAAATTAAAAGGCAAAAATATAGCGCTCATCTTTGAAAAAAACTCCACCCGCACACGCTGTGCATTCGAAGTCGCTGCTTATGACCAAGGCGCACAAGTCACCTACATCGACCCGAACTCCTCTCAAATTGGCCACAAAGAAAGTATGAAAGATACCGCCCGCGTATTAGGCAGAATGTATGATGGCATTGAATATCGTGGCTTTAAACAAAGTACCGTGCAAGAACTTGCTGATTATGCTAGTGTGCCGGTATTCAATGGTTTAACCGATGAATTCCACCCAACACAAATGCTTGCCGACGTACTTACCATGATTGAACATTGCGATAAACCATTAAGCGAAATTAGCTATGTATATATTGGGGATGCTCGCAATAACATGGGTAATTCACTTTTATTAATTGGTGCAAAATTAGGTATGGATGTTCGTATTTGTGGACCTAAAGCATTATTACCAGAAGCAAGTCTTGTGGAAATGTGCGAAAAATTTGCGAAAGAAAGTGGCGCTCGTATTACTGTAACTGAAGATATCGACAAAGCTGTGAAAGGTGTAGATTTTGTCCATACTGATGTGTGGGTTTCAATGGGTGAACCATTAGAAACTTGGGGCGAACGCATTAAATTATTACTTCCTTATCAAGTCACACCTGAATTAATGAAACGCACTGGTAATCCAAAAGTGAAATTTATGCACTGCTTACCTGCCTTCCATAACAGTGAAACCAAAGTGGGTCGTCAAATTGCTGAAAAATATCCTGAATTAGCGAATGGTATTGAAGTAACTGAAGATGTATTTGAATCGCCAATGAACATTGCATTTGAACAAGCAGAAAACCGTATGCACACAATTAAAGCAGTCATGGTTGCGAGTTTAGCTTAG
- the ilvM gene encoding acetolactate synthase 2 small subunit, with product MNQYTFDLIAQHRPEVLERVLRVIRLRGFTVTNMDMALVETQVKLKITVKSDRTFDLLVNQLEKLPDVVEIK from the coding sequence ATGAATCAATATACTTTTGACTTGATCGCTCAACATCGCCCAGAGGTTTTAGAACGTGTATTACGCGTTATTCGTTTACGTGGTTTCACTGTGACTAATATGGATATGGCATTGGTAGAAACCCAAGTGAAGTTAAAAATCACTGTAAAATCTGACCGCACTTTTGATTTGTTGGTGAATCAATTGGAGAAATTGCCGGATGTGGTGGAGATAAAATAA
- the cpdB gene encoding 2',3'-cyclic-nucleotide 2'-phosphodiesterase: MINRRDFIQLGASSILALSASRFAFAKSDTQVDLRIVATTDIHSFLTDFDYYKDAPTEKFGFTRAASLIRQARQEVKNSVLVDNGDLIQGNPIADYQAAKGYKEGKSNPAVDCLNAMHYEVGTLGNHEFNYGLDYLADAIKQAKFPIINANVVKVGTEEPYFTPYVIQTKEVVDSQGETHKLNIGYIGFVPPQIMVWDKANLQGKVETRDIVKTAQKYVPEMKQKGADIIVALAHTGPSDEPYQEGAENSAFYLADIPHIDAIVFGHSHRLFPNKEFAKSPNADIAKGTVKGVPESMAGYWANNISVIDLTLAQHNGKWLVADGKAALRPIYDAENKKATTESDAELTALLKPVHEATREFVAQPIGKATDNMYSYLALVQDDPTIQIVNQAQKAYVEKVAPSVAAMAGLPILSAGAPFKAGGRKNDPTGYTEVNKGELTFRNAADLYLYPNTLIVVKATGEELKEWLECSAGMFKQIDPTSDKPQSLLDWEGFRTYNYDVIDGVNYEFDLTQPARYDGECKLINPNSHRVVNLTYQGKPVDPKAEFLIATNNYRAYGNKFPGTGDAHIVYASPDENRQILADYIKAESEKHGHVNPSADKNWRFAPIKGNDKLDVRFETSPSEQAAKFIQDNAQYPMKKVGTDEVGFAVYQIDLSK, translated from the coding sequence ATGATCAACAGAAGAGATTTCATCCAACTTGGCGCAAGCAGCATTTTAGCGTTAAGTGCAAGCCGTTTTGCTTTTGCGAAAAGCGACACACAAGTCGATTTACGTATTGTGGCAACGACCGATATTCACAGTTTTTTAACTGACTTCGATTACTACAAAGATGCACCGACTGAGAAATTCGGTTTTACCCGTGCAGCAAGCTTGATTCGTCAAGCTCGTCAAGAAGTGAAAAACAGCGTTTTAGTTGATAACGGTGACCTAATTCAAGGTAACCCAATTGCTGACTATCAAGCAGCTAAAGGTTATAAAGAAGGCAAATCAAACCCAGCCGTGGATTGCTTAAATGCGATGCACTATGAAGTAGGGACATTAGGTAACCACGAGTTTAACTATGGCTTAGATTATTTAGCGGATGCGATTAAACAAGCGAAATTCCCTATCATCAATGCTAACGTAGTGAAAGTCGGTACCGAAGAGCCCTATTTCACGCCTTATGTAATCCAAACAAAAGAAGTGGTGGATAGCCAAGGTGAAACGCATAAACTAAACATTGGTTATATCGGTTTTGTGCCACCACAAATTATGGTGTGGGATAAAGCGAACTTACAAGGCAAAGTAGAAACCCGCGATATCGTGAAAACCGCACAAAAATATGTGCCAGAAATGAAACAAAAAGGTGCAGATATTATTGTGGCACTTGCGCACACAGGCCCATCTGACGAGCCATATCAAGAAGGTGCAGAAAACTCAGCATTCTATCTTGCTGATATACCGCACATTGATGCGATTGTTTTCGGTCACTCTCACCGTTTATTCCCAAATAAAGAGTTTGCAAAATCACCAAATGCAGATATTGCTAAAGGTACTGTGAAAGGCGTGCCTGAAAGTATGGCAGGTTACTGGGCAAATAACATCAGTGTAATCGACTTAACCCTTGCTCAACACAATGGCAAATGGTTAGTGGCTGATGGTAAAGCGGCTCTTCGCCCAATTTACGACGCTGAAAACAAAAAAGCGACCACAGAAAGTGACGCAGAATTGACCGCACTTTTAAAACCTGTGCATGAAGCCACCCGTGAATTCGTGGCGCAACCAATCGGTAAAGCCACCGATAACATGTATAGCTACTTAGCCTTAGTGCAAGATGACCCAACTATTCAAATTGTGAACCAAGCACAAAAAGCTTATGTTGAAAAAGTAGCACCAAGTGTTGCAGCAATGGCAGGCTTACCAATTTTAAGTGCAGGCGCACCATTTAAAGCAGGTGGACGTAAAAATGACCCTACTGGCTATACAGAGGTGAACAAAGGTGAATTAACCTTCCGTAATGCGGCAGATTTATATCTCTATCCAAATACCTTAATTGTGGTGAAAGCAACGGGTGAAGAATTGAAAGAATGGTTGGAATGTAGCGCAGGTATGTTCAAACAAATCGATCCTACAAGTGACAAACCACAATCTTTACTTGATTGGGAAGGCTTCCGTACTTATAACTATGATGTGATTGACGGTGTAAATTATGAATTCGACCTCACTCAACCAGCGCGTTATGATGGCGAATGCAAATTGATTAACCCGAATTCACACCGTGTAGTGAATTTAACTTACCAAGGTAAACCGGTTGATCCAAAAGCAGAATTCTTAATTGCGACTAATAACTATCGAGCTTACGGTAATAAATTCCCAGGCACAGGCGATGCACACATTGTTTACGCTTCTCCTGATGAAAACCGCCAAATTCTTGCGGATTACATCAAAGCAGAAAGTGAAAAGCATGGCCATGTAAACCCAAGTGCGGATAAAAACTGGCGTTTTGCACCGATTAAAGGTAACGATAAATTAGATGTGCGTTTTGAAACCTCGCCAAGCGAACAGGCAGCGAAATTTATTCAAGATAATGCACAATATCCAATGAAGAAAGTCGGCACTGATGAAGTGGGCTTTGCGGTATATCAAATCGATTTATCTAAATAA
- the ilvG gene encoding acetolactate synthase 2 catalytic subunit has product MTGAQLIIQCLKAHGVTDLFGYPGGAIMPTYDAIYDSALDHLLCRNEQGAAIAAIGYARSTGKVGVCVATSGPGATNLVTGLGDAFADSVPIVAFTGQVAAPLIGTDAFQEADVLGLSLACTKHSYIVQSVEELPEIIASAFQIAQSGRPGPVLIDVPRNIQVGDVPEHIKPIVKPTVKPTALSELKLAEAKTLLAQAKKPVLYVGGGVGMAKATQAVKKFLQITKMPSVSTLKGLGSIDPTDPVYMGMIGMHGTRPANIAVHECDLLLVCGARFDDRVTGKLDSFAPQAKVIHCDIDAAEINKLRVANVALQGDLIQALEALSIPLAIDDWRTHIQALKAKLDFTYINNAGNRPIDPWALLNTLSQRKPQNAVICTDVGQHQMWSAQHMRHFAPENYITSAGFGTMGFGLPAAVGAKKARPHDEVILVTGDGSLMMNIQELGSIKRGKLPVKILLLDNQRLGMVRQWQDLFWNKRRSETILEDNPDFVMLAKAFDIPAERIERADDVDAALNRLLNSETAYLLQVCIPPEECVWPLVPPGACNADMLEEI; this is encoded by the coding sequence ATGACAGGTGCACAACTCATCATTCAATGTCTAAAAGCGCATGGCGTAACCGATCTTTTCGGCTACCCAGGCGGGGCAATCATGCCAACCTATGATGCAATTTATGACTCAGCTCTTGACCATCTTCTTTGCCGTAACGAACAAGGTGCAGCAATAGCCGCAATTGGTTATGCTCGCTCTACGGGCAAAGTTGGCGTATGTGTCGCAACATCAGGTCCAGGTGCAACCAACTTAGTAACAGGTTTAGGCGATGCCTTTGCTGATTCTGTACCTATCGTGGCATTTACTGGTCAAGTAGCAGCACCACTTATCGGTACAGATGCTTTCCAAGAAGCTGATGTTTTAGGTTTATCCCTTGCGTGTACCAAACACAGCTATATTGTTCAATCTGTTGAAGAACTTCCTGAAATTATTGCTTCTGCTTTCCAAATTGCACAAAGCGGCAGACCAGGCCCTGTTCTCATCGATGTCCCTCGTAACATCCAAGTTGGCGATGTACCAGAACATATCAAACCTATTGTCAAACCAACCGTAAAACCAACCGCACTTTCAGAATTAAAATTAGCTGAAGCAAAAACATTATTGGCACAAGCGAAAAAACCGGTGCTTTATGTCGGTGGTGGTGTAGGCATGGCGAAAGCTACACAAGCGGTCAAAAAATTCCTACAAATTACCAAAATGCCATCTGTTTCAACATTAAAAGGTTTAGGCTCAATTGACCCGACCGATCCCGTTTATATGGGCATGATTGGTATGCACGGCACAAGACCTGCCAATATTGCCGTACACGAATGTGATTTATTGTTAGTGTGCGGTGCACGTTTTGACGACCGCGTGACAGGCAAATTAGACAGTTTTGCGCCACAAGCTAAAGTCATTCATTGTGATATTGATGCGGCTGAAATCAATAAACTTCGTGTGGCCAATGTTGCCCTTCAAGGTGATTTAATTCAAGCTTTAGAGGCTTTAAGTATCCCGCTTGCGATTGATGATTGGCGTACACATATTCAAGCGCTGAAAGCCAAACTCGATTTTACTTATATCAACAATGCAGGTAATCGACCGATTGACCCTTGGGCATTGCTCAACACTCTTTCACAGCGTAAACCTCAAAATGCGGTGATTTGTACCGATGTTGGTCAACACCAAATGTGGTCAGCACAACATATGCGTCATTTCGCACCAGAAAACTATATTACCTCTGCGGGCTTCGGCACCATGGGATTTGGTTTACCTGCAGCGGTGGGCGCGAAAAAAGCACGTCCTCATGATGAAGTGATTTTAGTCACGGGTGATGGTTCATTGATGATGAACATTCAAGAATTAGGTTCAATCAAACGCGGCAAATTACCCGTGAAAATTTTACTGTTAGATAACCAACGTCTTGGTATGGTGCGTCAATGGCAAGACCTTTTCTGGAACAAACGCCGCTCTGAAACCATTTTAGAAGATAACCCTGATTTCGTGATGTTAGCGAAAGCTTTTGATATTCCAGCTGAACGCATTGAGCGCGCTGATGACGTGGATGCAGCACTTAATCGCTTATTAAATAGCGAAACCGCTTATTTGCTACAAGTATGCATTCCACCTGAAGAATGCGTATGGCCATTAGTCCCACCAGGTGCATGTAATGCCGATATGTTGGAGGAAATTTAA
- a CDS encoding sodium-dependent transporter: MAQSNAKRETFSGRKAFIMAAIGSAVGLGNIWRFPYTTYENGGGAFIIPYLIALLTAGIPLLFLDYAIGHRHRGGAPLSYRRFNPHFEVFGWWQVMVNVIIGLYYAVVLGWAASYTYFSLNSAWGDQPIDFFLHEFLKMGEISNGVSFEFVGMITGPLIAVWLVALGVLSLGIKKGISKSADILMPVLVVMFVALVVYSLFLPGAEKGLNALFTPDWSKLSNPSVWIAAYGQIFFSLSICFGIMITYASYLKKDSDLTGSGLVVGFANSSFEVLAGIGVFAALGFIAAAQGVEVSEVAKGGIGLAFFAFPTIINKAPFGEVLGVLFFGSLTFAALTSFISVIEVIISAVQDKLRIRRSKVTFIVGLPMMVVSVILFGTTTGLPMLDVFDKFVNYFGIVAVAFVSLIVIVANEKLGLLGNHLNQSSSFKVGFLWRLCIVITTGILAFMLFSEGAKVFTEGYEGYPSWFVNTFGWGMAILLVVVSFILSRLKWKNEENFNLEEKGE; encoded by the coding sequence ATGGCGCAGTCAAACGCAAAGCGTGAGACCTTCTCCGGTCGGAAAGCATTTATTATGGCGGCAATTGGATCCGCTGTTGGCTTAGGAAACATCTGGCGTTTCCCTTATACCACTTATGAAAACGGAGGCGGTGCATTTATTATCCCTTACCTCATTGCTCTTTTAACCGCTGGTATTCCATTGCTTTTCTTAGATTACGCAATTGGTCATCGCCATCGTGGAGGTGCGCCACTTTCTTATCGTCGCTTTAACCCACATTTTGAAGTGTTTGGTTGGTGGCAGGTGATGGTCAATGTCATTATCGGGCTTTACTATGCAGTAGTATTAGGTTGGGCGGCAAGCTATACCTACTTCTCACTTAATTCTGCTTGGGGCGATCAACCAATTGATTTCTTCTTACATGAATTCTTAAAAATGGGGGAGATCAGTAATGGAGTGAGCTTTGAGTTTGTCGGCATGATAACTGGTCCATTAATCGCGGTATGGTTAGTAGCATTAGGCGTACTTTCTTTAGGTATTAAAAAAGGGATTTCTAAATCTGCAGATATCTTAATGCCTGTTTTAGTGGTGATGTTTGTGGCGTTGGTTGTTTATTCTTTATTCTTACCAGGTGCAGAAAAAGGCTTGAATGCGTTATTTACCCCAGACTGGTCTAAATTGTCTAACCCAAGTGTGTGGATTGCGGCTTACGGTCAAATCTTCTTCTCTCTTTCTATTTGTTTCGGGATTATGATCACTTATGCGTCTTACCTGAAAAAAGATTCTGATTTAACAGGAAGTGGTTTAGTTGTTGGCTTTGCGAACTCAAGCTTTGAAGTACTTGCAGGTATCGGTGTATTTGCGGCATTAGGCTTTATTGCAGCTGCACAAGGTGTGGAAGTGAGTGAGGTGGCAAAAGGCGGTATTGGTTTAGCCTTCTTTGCATTCCCAACCATCATTAATAAAGCACCATTTGGTGAAGTGTTAGGGGTATTGTTCTTCGGTTCATTAACTTTCGCAGCATTAACTTCATTTATCTCTGTTATTGAAGTAATTATTTCTGCGGTACAGGATAAACTTCGCATTCGTCGTTCAAAAGTGACCTTTATCGTCGGTTTACCAATGATGGTGGTATCAGTAATTTTATTCGGTACCACAACCGGCTTACCAATGCTTGATGTGTTCGATAAATTTGTGAACTACTTTGGTATTGTAGCGGTCGCATTTGTTTCATTAATTGTGATTGTAGCAAATGAAAAACTAGGTTTATTAGGCAACCACTTAAATCAAAGCTCTTCATTTAAAGTCGGTTTTTTATGGCGTTTATGCATTGTCATCACCACGGGTATTCTTGCCTTTATGTTATTTAGTGAAGGTGCGAAGGTATTTACAGAAGGTTATGAAGGTTATCCAAGTTGGTTCGTAAATACCTTTGGTTGGGGTATGGCAATTTTGCTTGTAGTCGTTTCGTTCATTCTTTCTCGCTTAAAATGGAAAAATGAAGAGAACTTTAATCTTGAAGAAAAAGGAGAATAA
- the speF gene encoding ornithine decarboxylase SpeF, with protein sequence MPNLKIAYSPKVEQYFSTNRELVEIAKTDFTDVAAIVLSSSDVGEYLDRIQATKFGVPVFVVQTEEQQVDPKFYDSIYHIQDLNGYDIKLYSRQIETASKLYEEKMLPPFFKMLSEYVEMGNIAFDCPGHQGGQYYRKHPAGRFLYDFYGENIFRSDICNADVKLGDLLIHEGAACDAQKYAAQVFNADKTYFVLNGTSSSNKVALNAVLAPGDLVLFDRNNHKSNHHGALIQAGATPIYLETARNPFGFIGGIDSHCFEEDYLKSLIKEVAPEKLNQKRPFRLAVIQLGTYDGTIYNARQVVDKIGHLCDYILFDSAWVGYEQFIPMMKDCSPLLLELNENDPGILVTQSVHKQQAGFSQTSQIHKKDKHIKGQDRYVNHKRFNNAFMLHASTSPFYPLFATLDVNAKIQGSEAGRRLWHECVKVGIEARKLVLNHCELIRPFIPTTIKGKKWQDYDTEEIATNLEFFKFHPTDTWHKFEGYADEQYFVDPCKFLLTTPGISLETGEYEEFGVPATILANYLRENGIIPEKCDLNSILFLLTPAETLTKMQTLVAQIALFEKHIKQDSLLKDVLPTVYKNNEDRYKGYTIRQLCQEMHDLYVSRNVKQLQKDLFRKATLPEYVLNPHDANIELVRNKVELVPLTDIVGRVAAEGALPYPPGVLCVVPGEKWSTTAQQYFLALEEGINTLPGFAPEIQGVYLQKDPDGRTRAYGYVLTDY encoded by the coding sequence ATGCCAAACTTAAAAATTGCATATAGCCCAAAAGTTGAACAATATTTCTCTACAAATAGAGAATTAGTTGAGATTGCTAAAACAGACTTTACAGATGTTGCAGCCATCGTATTAAGTTCAAGTGATGTAGGTGAATACCTCGATAGAATTCAAGCAACAAAATTCGGCGTTCCTGTATTCGTTGTTCAAACAGAAGAACAACAAGTGGATCCAAAATTCTATGATTCTATTTACCATATTCAAGATTTAAACGGTTATGACATCAAACTTTATAGCCGTCAAATCGAAACTGCATCGAAACTTTATGAAGAAAAAATGTTACCTCCATTCTTCAAAATGTTAAGTGAATATGTAGAAATGGGTAATATTGCTTTTGACTGCCCGGGACATCAAGGTGGTCAATACTATCGTAAACATCCAGCAGGTCGTTTCCTTTATGACTTCTACGGTGAAAACATTTTCCGTTCGGATATTTGTAATGCGGACGTGAAATTAGGTGACTTGTTAATTCACGAAGGGGCAGCTTGTGATGCACAAAAATATGCGGCTCAAGTATTCAATGCAGATAAAACTTACTTCGTATTGAATGGTACATCTTCTTCAAACAAAGTTGCGTTAAATGCTGTACTTGCTCCAGGCGATTTAGTGTTATTTGACCGTAATAACCATAAATCAAACCACCATGGTGCATTAATTCAAGCGGGTGCAACCCCAATTTACTTAGAAACTGCTCGTAACCCATTTGGTTTCATTGGTGGTATCGATAGTCACTGCTTCGAAGAAGATTATTTGAAATCATTAATTAAAGAAGTGGCGCCTGAAAAATTAAACCAAAAACGTCCATTCCGTTTAGCTGTTATTCAATTAGGTACTTATGACGGTACAATTTATAACGCACGTCAAGTGGTAGATAAAATTGGTCATCTTTGTGACTACATCTTATTCGACTCTGCATGGGTAGGTTATGAACAATTCATTCCAATGATGAAAGACTGCTCGCCATTATTGCTTGAATTAAATGAAAATGACCCAGGTATTTTAGTGACACAATCTGTTCATAAACAACAAGCAGGTTTCTCACAAACTTCACAAATTCACAAAAAAGATAAACACATTAAAGGTCAAGATCGTTATGTAAACCACAAACGTTTCAATAATGCCTTTATGCTACATGCGTCAACTAGTCCGTTCTATCCGTTATTTGCTACGTTAGATGTGAATGCGAAAATTCAAGGTAGTGAAGCTGGTCGTCGATTATGGCATGAATGTGTGAAAGTCGGTATCGAAGCACGTAAATTAGTATTAAATCACTGTGAATTAATTCGTCCATTTATTCCAACCACAATTAAAGGTAAAAAATGGCAAGATTATGACACAGAAGAAATCGCAACTAATCTCGAGTTCTTCAAATTCCACCCAACAGATACATGGCATAAATTTGAAGGTTATGCTGATGAACAATACTTCGTTGACCCATGTAAATTCTTGCTTACCACACCGGGTATTAGCTTAGAAACAGGTGAATATGAAGAATTTGGTGTACCAGCAACCATTCTTGCTAACTACTTACGTGAAAACGGTATTATTCCGGAAAAATGTGACTTGAACTCAATCTTATTCTTGCTCACTCCGGCAGAAACTCTCACCAAAATGCAAACTTTAGTTGCTCAAATCGCCTTGTTTGAAAAACACATTAAACAAGACTCTTTATTAAAAGATGTCTTACCAACTGTGTATAAAAACAATGAAGATCGTTACAAAGGTTACACCATTCGTCAATTATGCCAAGAAATGCATGATCTTTATGTAAGCCGCAATGTAAAACAACTTCAAAAAGATTTGTTCCGCAAAGCGACATTACCAGAATATGTATTAAATCCACATGATGCAAATATTGAGTTAGTACGTAACAAAGTTGAACTCGTTCCGTTGACTGATATTGTTGGTCGTGTGGCTGCGGAAGGTGCGTTACCTTATCCTCCAGGTGTGTTATGTGTAGTGCCAGGAGAAAAATGGAGCACTACAGCACAACAATATTTCCTTGCATTAGAAGAAGGTATCAACACATTACCTGGCTTCGCACCTGAAATCCAAGGGGTTTACTTACAAAAAGACCCTGATGGACGTACTCGTGCATATGGCTATGTTTTAACTGACTATTAA